In Pithys albifrons albifrons isolate INPA30051 chromosome 8, PitAlb_v1, whole genome shotgun sequence, a single window of DNA contains:
- the SLC23A3 gene encoding solute carrier family 23 member 3 isoform X1, giving the protein MNGDHSKAPGAGSPVLATCSSQRMCSWTLTCCLAFQHLAVQASLLCVFHLLLLPTLPKELPRAQATSELLARSLFACGISTMLQTTLGSRLPLVQIPSFEYLVPAMVLSSHLSPGASTDRNGTAMARTCPALHCTVAGSQAALLQEVSGAVLVSGLIQLVLGVFGMCGWAAQHCGPMVLAPSLSIIGLSTYKEAAFFCSTNWGVALLLMLLAVTFSQHLQSCRLPFCAWPCVREGFTEPSVPTLRTFSVLLPFAGVCIVCAILSCFHISWESRDLAMAQLSWANGTFHAPWVRIPYAGEWGWPLLTPRALAVGIAMAISCSMNSLGCYVLCGRLLRAPQLTPHACNRGLCMEGLGSLLAGLLGTPGGTASSIANTCTTGLTQAGCRLSVQVSALACVVLGTSPRLAGLLSHIPLAVHGGVLCVTYAVAVGTGISYFQYADIDSGRNIFIVGFAMFMALLVPRWFGAALTHLATGWVPLDLLFLCLLRVPVFLTGFLSFFLENTVSGTLEERGLPSRLAPWKAGAGDHHHHGERGEARQAYGLPTGLRRLLPSSFKAFPCCFLCPRSEEEEEGSCATEEGTAAAGEGTHLLPKSSSGELQPATRASQTETTTWHSVA; this is encoded by the exons ATGAATGGGGACCACAGCAaagctcctggagctgggagcCCCGTGCTCGCAACCTGCTCCTCACAGAGGATGTGTTCCTGGACGCTGACCTGTTGCTTAGCCTTTCAG CACCTGGCCGTGCAGGCCTCCTTGCTCTGCGTCTTCCACCTCCTCCTGTTGCCCACCCTGCCCAAAGAGCTGCCTCGTGCCCAGGCCACCAGTGAGCTGCTGGCACGTAGTCTCTTTGCTTGCGGCATCTCCACAATGCTGCAGACCACCCTTGGGAGCCG GTTGCCACTGGTTCAAATCCCATCCTTTGAGTACCTGGTCCCTGCCATGGTGCTGAGCTCCCACTTGTCCCCCggtgccagcacagacaggaaTG gcacagccatggccaGAACCTGCCCTGCACTGCATTGCACCGTTGCagggagccaggctgccttgcTGCAAGAG GTCTCTGGAGCAGTGCTGGTTTCTGGGCTGATTCAGTTGGTACTAGGAGTGTTCGGCATGTGCGGGTGGGCAGCTCAGCACTGTGGGCCCATGGTCCTGGCTCCTAGCCTCTCCATCATTGGGCTGTCCACATACAAGGAAGCTGCTTTCTTCTGCTCCACTAACTGGGGTGTAGCGCTGCT GCTCATGCTCCTTGCTGTCACCTTCTCCCAGCACTTGCAGTCTTGCCGTCTGCCATTCTGTGCCTGGCCTTGTGTTCGAGAGGGCTTCACAGAGCCATCAGTTCCCACCCTGCGCACGTTCTCG GTGCTGCTCCCGTTTGCTGGTGTCTGCATTGTCTGTGCCATCCTCAGCTGCTTCCATATCTCCTGGGAATCACGGgacctggccatggcacagctaTCCTGGGCCAACGGCACCTTTCATGCCCCTTGGGTCCGCATCCCCTATGCAG gCGAGTGGGGGTGGCCGCTGCTCACCCCCCGGGCGCTGGCAGTGGGCATTGCCATGGCCATCAGCTGCAGCATGAACTCATTGGGCTGCTATGTGCTGTGTGGGAGGCTGCTGCGAGCCCCTCAGCTGACCCCTCACGCCTGCAACCGGGGGCTTTGCATGGAAGGGTTGGGCAGCCTCCTCGCAGGACTGCTGGGCACTCCAGGGGGCACGGCCTCCAGCATTGCCAACACCTGCACCACTGGCCTCACTCAG GCTGGTTGTCGCCTCTCAGTGCAAGTAAGTGCGCTGGCATGTGTGGTGCTGGGCACGTCCCCGAGGCTAGCAGGGCTTCTCAGCCACATCCCGCTGGCAGTTCATG gaGGGGTGCTCTGTGTCACCTACGCCGTGGCTGTGGGCACGGGCATCTCCTACTTCCAGTATGCAGACATCGACTCAGGGAGGAATATCTTCATTGTCGGCTTTGCCATGTTTATGGCACTGCTGGTTCCACGGTGGTTCGGCGCAGCTCTGACTCATCTGGCCACAG gctgGGTGCCACTGgacctcctcttcctctgtctGCTCAGGGTGCCTGTCTTCTTAACTGGCTTCTTGTCATTTTTTCTGGAGAACACAGTCTCAG GAACTCTGGAGGAACGAGGGCTGCCCTCCAGGCTGGCACCATGGAAAGCTGGGGCAGGTGATCATCATCACCATGGAGAGAGGGGCGAAGCCAGGCAAGCATATGGGCTCCCCACTGGGCTGAGGAGGCTGCTGCCATCCTCCTTCAAAGCCTTcccctgctgcttcctctgcccaaggagtgaggaagaggaggaaggcagctgtgccactgagGAGGGAACTGCTGCCGCAGGGGAAGGGACACACCTGCTTCCCAAATCCAGTTCTGGGGAGCTACAGCCAGCAACGAGGGCAAGCCAGACAGAGACAACCACGTGGCACTCTGTGGCTTGA
- the SLC23A3 gene encoding solute carrier family 23 member 3 isoform X3 has translation MNGDHSKAPGAGSPVLATCSSQRMCSWTLTCCLAFQHLAVQASLLCVFHLLLLPTLPKELPRAQATSELLARSLFACGISTMLQTTLGSRLPLVQIPSFEYLVPAMVLSSHLSPGASTDRNGTAMARTCPALHCTVAGSQAALLQEVSGAVLVSGLIQLVLGVFGMCGWAAQHCGPMVLAPSLSIIGLSTYKEAAFFCSTNWGVALLLMLLAVTFSQHLQSCRLPFCAWPCVREGFTEPSVPTLRTFSVLLPFAGVCIVCAILSCFHISWESRDLAMAQLSWANGTFHAPWVRIPYAGEWGWPLLTPRALAVGIAMAISCSMNSLGCYVLCGRLLRAPQLTPHACNRGLCMEGLGSLLAGLLGTPGGTASSIANTCTTGLTQAGCRLSVQVSALACVVLGTSPRLAGLLSHIPLAVHVCRHRLREEYLHCRLCHVYGTAGSTVVRRSSDSSGHRLGATGPPLPLSAQGACLLNWLLVIFSGEHSLRNSGGTRAALQAGTMESWGR, from the exons ATGAATGGGGACCACAGCAaagctcctggagctgggagcCCCGTGCTCGCAACCTGCTCCTCACAGAGGATGTGTTCCTGGACGCTGACCTGTTGCTTAGCCTTTCAG CACCTGGCCGTGCAGGCCTCCTTGCTCTGCGTCTTCCACCTCCTCCTGTTGCCCACCCTGCCCAAAGAGCTGCCTCGTGCCCAGGCCACCAGTGAGCTGCTGGCACGTAGTCTCTTTGCTTGCGGCATCTCCACAATGCTGCAGACCACCCTTGGGAGCCG GTTGCCACTGGTTCAAATCCCATCCTTTGAGTACCTGGTCCCTGCCATGGTGCTGAGCTCCCACTTGTCCCCCggtgccagcacagacaggaaTG gcacagccatggccaGAACCTGCCCTGCACTGCATTGCACCGTTGCagggagccaggctgccttgcTGCAAGAG GTCTCTGGAGCAGTGCTGGTTTCTGGGCTGATTCAGTTGGTACTAGGAGTGTTCGGCATGTGCGGGTGGGCAGCTCAGCACTGTGGGCCCATGGTCCTGGCTCCTAGCCTCTCCATCATTGGGCTGTCCACATACAAGGAAGCTGCTTTCTTCTGCTCCACTAACTGGGGTGTAGCGCTGCT GCTCATGCTCCTTGCTGTCACCTTCTCCCAGCACTTGCAGTCTTGCCGTCTGCCATTCTGTGCCTGGCCTTGTGTTCGAGAGGGCTTCACAGAGCCATCAGTTCCCACCCTGCGCACGTTCTCG GTGCTGCTCCCGTTTGCTGGTGTCTGCATTGTCTGTGCCATCCTCAGCTGCTTCCATATCTCCTGGGAATCACGGgacctggccatggcacagctaTCCTGGGCCAACGGCACCTTTCATGCCCCTTGGGTCCGCATCCCCTATGCAG gCGAGTGGGGGTGGCCGCTGCTCACCCCCCGGGCGCTGGCAGTGGGCATTGCCATGGCCATCAGCTGCAGCATGAACTCATTGGGCTGCTATGTGCTGTGTGGGAGGCTGCTGCGAGCCCCTCAGCTGACCCCTCACGCCTGCAACCGGGGGCTTTGCATGGAAGGGTTGGGCAGCCTCCTCGCAGGACTGCTGGGCACTCCAGGGGGCACGGCCTCCAGCATTGCCAACACCTGCACCACTGGCCTCACTCAG GCTGGTTGTCGCCTCTCAGTGCAAGTAAGTGCGCTGGCATGTGTGGTGCTGGGCACGTCCCCGAGGCTAGCAGGGCTTCTCAGCCACATCCCGCTGGCAGTTCATG TATGCAGACATCGACTCAGGGAGGAATATCTTCATTGTCGGCTTTGCCATGTTTATGGCACTGCTGGTTCCACGGTGGTTCGGCGCAGCTCTGACTCATCTGGCCACAG gctgGGTGCCACTGgacctcctcttcctctgtctGCTCAGGGTGCCTGTCTTCTTAACTGGCTTCTTGTCATTTTTTCTGGAGAACACAGTCTCAG GAACTCTGGAGGAACGAGGGCTGCCCTCCAGGCTGGCACCATGGAAAGCTGGGGCAGGTGA
- the SLC23A3 gene encoding solute carrier family 23 member 3 isoform X2, which yields MNGDHSKAPGAGSPVLATCSSQRMCSWTLTCCLAFQHLAVQASLLCVFHLLLLPTLPKELPRAQATSELLARSLFACGISTMLQTTLGSRLPLVQIPSFEYLVPAMVLSSHLSPGASTDRNGTAMARTCPALHCTVAGSQAALLQEVSGAVLVSGLIQLVLGVFGMCGWAAQHCGPMVLAPSLSIIGLSTYKEAAFFCSTNWGVALLYVSLGTTLAHAPCCHLLPALAVLPSAILCLALCSRGLHRAISSHPAHVLGAAPVCWCLHCLCHPQLLPYLLGITGPGHGTAILGQRHLSCPLGPHPLCRRVGVAAAHPPGAGSGHCHGHQLQHELIGLLCAVWEAAASPSADPSRLQPGALHGRVGQPPRRTAGHSRGHGLQHCQHLHHWPHSGWLSPLSASKCAGMCGAGHVPEASRASQPHPAGSSWRGALCHLRRGCGHGHLLLPVCRHRLREEYLHCRLCHVYGTAGSTVVRRSSDSSGHRLGATGPPLPLSAQGACLLNWLLVIFSGEHSLRNSGGTRAALQAGTMESWGR from the exons ATGAATGGGGACCACAGCAaagctcctggagctgggagcCCCGTGCTCGCAACCTGCTCCTCACAGAGGATGTGTTCCTGGACGCTGACCTGTTGCTTAGCCTTTCAG CACCTGGCCGTGCAGGCCTCCTTGCTCTGCGTCTTCCACCTCCTCCTGTTGCCCACCCTGCCCAAAGAGCTGCCTCGTGCCCAGGCCACCAGTGAGCTGCTGGCACGTAGTCTCTTTGCTTGCGGCATCTCCACAATGCTGCAGACCACCCTTGGGAGCCG GTTGCCACTGGTTCAAATCCCATCCTTTGAGTACCTGGTCCCTGCCATGGTGCTGAGCTCCCACTTGTCCCCCggtgccagcacagacaggaaTG gcacagccatggccaGAACCTGCCCTGCACTGCATTGCACCGTTGCagggagccaggctgccttgcTGCAAGAG GTCTCTGGAGCAGTGCTGGTTTCTGGGCTGATTCAGTTGGTACTAGGAGTGTTCGGCATGTGCGGGTGGGCAGCTCAGCACTGTGGGCCCATGGTCCTGGCTCCTAGCCTCTCCATCATTGGGCTGTCCACATACAAGGAAGCTGCTTTCTTCTGCTCCACTAACTGGGGTGTAGCGCTGCTGTATGTGAGCCTGGGAACCACACTG GCTCATGCTCCTTGCTGTCACCTTCTCCCAGCACTTGCAGTCTTGCCGTCTGCCATTCTGTGCCTGGCCTTGTGTTCGAGAGGGCTTCACAGAGCCATCAGTTCCCACCCTGCGCACGTTCTCG GTGCTGCTCCCGTTTGCTGGTGTCTGCATTGTCTGTGCCATCCTCAGCTGCTTCCATATCTCCTGGGAATCACGGgacctggccatggcacagctaTCCTGGGCCAACGGCACCTTTCATGCCCCTTGGGTCCGCATCCCCTATGCAG gCGAGTGGGGGTGGCCGCTGCTCACCCCCCGGGCGCTGGCAGTGGGCATTGCCATGGCCATCAGCTGCAGCATGAACTCATTGGGCTGCTATGTGCTGTGTGGGAGGCTGCTGCGAGCCCCTCAGCTGACCCCTCACGCCTGCAACCGGGGGCTTTGCATGGAAGGGTTGGGCAGCCTCCTCGCAGGACTGCTGGGCACTCCAGGGGGCACGGCCTCCAGCATTGCCAACACCTGCACCACTGGCCTCACTCAG GCTGGTTGTCGCCTCTCAGTGCAAGTAAGTGCGCTGGCATGTGTGGTGCTGGGCACGTCCCCGAGGCTAGCAGGGCTTCTCAGCCACATCCCGCTGGCAGTTCATG gaGGGGTGCTCTGTGTCACCTACGCCGTGGCTGTGGGCACGGGCATCTCCTACTTCCAGTATGCAGACATCGACTCAGGGAGGAATATCTTCATTGTCGGCTTTGCCATGTTTATGGCACTGCTGGTTCCACGGTGGTTCGGCGCAGCTCTGACTCATCTGGCCACAG gctgGGTGCCACTGgacctcctcttcctctgtctGCTCAGGGTGCCTGTCTTCTTAACTGGCTTCTTGTCATTTTTTCTGGAGAACACAGTCTCAG GAACTCTGGAGGAACGAGGGCTGCCCTCCAGGCTGGCACCATGGAAAGCTGGGGCAGGTGA
- the CNPPD1 gene encoding protein CNPPD1, with translation MELDELLLDEEGAFSLSGFQEFTLLPKHQQLSERVRKRLYYGWDKDCSLDNLSSPVADIAVELLQKVAPSPIRRLQKKYVSHVSREACISPCSMMLALVYIERLRHRNPEYLQQISSSDLFLISMMVASKYLYDEGEEEEVFNDEWGAAGKVDVQTMNTLEMNFLSAIDWSLYTDPRELFEVLSWLEGRVAEKQGMWRGWFTYTDLCVLMEQSMWQHVLGQFCQQVVKLACLLGVVYLTGFAAIFASVTVVHRSMCMRSISTADPGLALFPEDGRCQLGTQPAPAPHQPQPKLPDVSSASSTHWLGENETTEEPHCGSVTATALYLWGSMMTALSYPKRPDLAQHKRLLQSPFRKVPLACERSNRTTPATAPDRLSPFGLAMLPAPPALHCHACSADVGPMWDAAPSREDWLDPRGLKQCFLHTAMDLSRIKSFIFPS, from the exons atggagctggaCGAGCTGCTGCTGGACGAGGAGGGCGCCTTCTCCCTTAGCGGGTTCCAGGAGTTCACG CTCCTGCCCAAGCACCAACAGCTGAGCGAGAGAGTGCGGAAGCGGCTCTATTATGGCTGGGACAAAGACTGCAGCCTGGATAATCTCTCCAGCCCCGTGGCAG ATATTGCTGTGGAGTTGCTGCAGAAAGTGGCTCCCAGTCCTATTCGCAGACTCCAGAAGAAATATGTGTCTCACGTATCTCG GGAAGCTTGCATCTCTCCCTGTTCCATGATGTTGGCATTGGTTTACATTGAAAGACTACGGCACCGGAACCCGGAATACCTCCAGCAGATCTCATCTTCTGACCTCTTCCTTATATCTATG ATGGTTGCGAGTAAGTACCTGTATGatgagggtgaggaggaggaagtgtTTAACGACgagtggggagcagcagggaaggtggACGTTCAGACCATGAACACACTGGAGATGAACTTCCTGAGCGCTATT GACTGGAGTCTCTACACAGATCCTCGGGAGCTGTTCGAAGTGCTGAGCTGGCTGGAAGGACG tgTGGCAGAAAAACAGGGTATGTGGCGTGGCTGGTTCACCTACACTGATCTGTGTGTCCTCATGGAGCAGTCCATGTGGCAGCATGTGCTGGGCCAGTTCTGCCAGCAAGTGGTGAAG CTGGCCTGCCTCCTGGGTGTGGTGTACCTGACTGGTTTTGCTGCCATCTTCGCCTCTGTCACTGTGGTGCACCGGTCCATGTGCATGAGAAGCATCAGCACTGCAGACCCCGGACTTGCGCTGTTCCCTGAGGACGGGAGGTGTCAGCTGGGCAcacagccagccccagcccctcaccagcCCCAGCCCAAGCTGCCTGATGTCTCCTCAGCCAGCAGCACCCATTGGCTGGGGGAGAATGAGACAACTGAGGAGCCACATTGTGGGAGTGTCACAGCTACTGCACTCTACCTGTGGGGCAGCATGATGACAGCTCTGTCCTACCCAAAGCGACCTGATCTAGCCCAACACAAGAGGCTCCTGCAAAGTCCTTTCCGGAAAGTACCCCTTGCCTGTGAGAGATCTAACCGTACCACCCCTGCCACGGCCCCAGACCGGCTTAGCCCCTTCGGACTTGCCAtgctcccagctcctccagcgCTCCACTGCCATGCCTGCTCAGCTGATGTGGGCCCCATGTGGGATGCGGCCCCCAGCCGTGAGGACTGGCTGGACCCTCGGGGGTTGAAGCAGTGCTTCTTGCACACCGCCATGGATCTCAGTAGAATCAAGAGTTTCATTTTTCCCAGCTAG
- the RETREG2 gene encoding reticulophagy regulator 2 yields MASGRAEEAAAAAAVEEEEEEAAAAAAARLAAALRQRLRGWEAALAAAQRLLVWERPLHSLVTAAALGGALWLFSSTSLRPLFLLSMSLLGILLLERWKPRFLFDFSAQLSEEPGGESEGVTSGAQPHLLSVPELCHCLAESWVTFRLYLQELLQYKRQNPAKFCMSVCSGCLILAVVGHYVPGIMISYIILLSILLWPLVVYHELIQRMYTRLEPVLMKLDYSMKAETLHHKHEKKKRHGKSEPTAGDEPTAETESESEAELSGFSPVVDVKKTALALSITDSELSDEEASILESGGFSVSRATTPQLTDVSEDLDQQSLHSEPEESFSKDLSEFPSVEEYHSRDLGPQSDEDVFGVPLGPELAHAACELDSAEKEAANSDLSILHLASPLHFVNTHFNGSGQATGGSTEPKTVPVPGLGVCINTLSEEIVTTAITTAVQNTLSALLRSSEASEGPSLSEFLPTEPEEKLSFQAQLSESEVVETETEAPPEDEEEADDFELLDQGELEQMDVELGLGEEQEAQESSAALFPSAMLAELPKQGDKEEAVMTAESMS; encoded by the exons ATGGCGAGCGGCCGAGCCGAGgaggcggcggcagcggcggcggtcgaggaggaggaggaggaggcggcggcggcggcagcggcgcgtctggcggcggcgctgcggcaGCGGCTGCGGGGCTGGGAGGCGGCGCTGGCGGCGGCGCAGCGGCTGCTGGTGTGGGAGAGGCCGCTGCACAGCCTGGTCACCGCGGCCGCGCTCGGCGGGGCCCTTTG GTTGTTTTCCTCCACTTCTCTGAGACCCCTCTTTCTCCTCAGCATGTCCCTTCTTGGCATCCTCTTGTTGGAAAGGTGGAAGCCTAGGTTCCTGTTTGATTTCTCAG CACAGCTGTCGGAGGAGCCTGGAGGGGAGAG TGAGGGGGTGACTTCAGGGGCACAACCTCACCTGCTCAgtgtccctgagctgtgccactgTCTGGCAGAGAGCTGGGTCACCTTCAGGCTGTACCTGCAGGAACTGCTACAGTACAAGAGGCAAAATCCTGCCAAG TTCTGCATGAGTGTCTGTTCAGGCTGCCTGATTCTGGCTGTAGTTGGACACTATGTTCCAGGCATAATGATCTCCTACATCATTT TGCTCAGCATTCTGCTTTGGCCTCTGGTGGTCTACCATGAGCTGATCCAGAGGATGTACACGCGTTTGGAGCCTGTCCTGATGAAACTGGACTACAGTATGAAGGCAGAGACACTGCACCACAAGCATGAGAAGAAGA AACGACACGGGAAGAGCGAGCCTACAGCAGGTGATGAGCcaacagcagagacagagagtGAGAGTGAGGCAGAGCTGTCAGGCTTCTCCCCAGTG GTGGATGTGAAGAAAACTGCCCTGGCACTGTCAATCACAGATTCTGAGCTCTCTGATGAGGAGGCTTCTATCCTGGAAAGTGGGGGTTTTTCTGTCTCAAGGGCTACCACACCACAGCTGACAGATGTTTCTGAAG ACCTGGATCAGCAGAGCCTGCACAGTGAGCCAGAGGAATCATTTTCCAAGGACCTGTCAGAGTTTCCATCCGTGGAAGAATATCATTCCAGAGACCTGGGACCACAGAGTGATGAAGATGTGTTTGGTGTGCCTCTGGGTCCTGAGCTTGCCCATGCTGCCTGTGAGCTGGACTCAGCAGAGAAAGAGGCCGCGAACTCTGACCTCTCCATCCTTCACCTCGCATCTCCTCTGCATTTTGTAAATACGCACTTCAATGGGAGTGGTCAAGCGacaggaggcagcacagagccaaagactgtccctgtcccaggccTGGGTGTCTGCATTAACACACTGAGTGAGGAAATTGTCACCACTGCCATCACCACAGCGGTGCAGAACACCCTTTCTGCCCTGCTGCGGTCCTCAGAGGCCAGCGAGGGGCCCTCCCTCTCTGAGTTCCTCCCCACCGAGCCCGAAGAGAAACTGAGTTTCCAAGCACAGCTGTCAGAGAGTGAAGTGGTGGAGacagagacagaagctccaccggaggatgaggaggaagcTGATGACTTTGAGCTACTGGATCAGGGGGAGCTGGAGCAAATGGATGTAGAGCTGGGGCTcggagaggagcaggaggcacaAGAGTCTTCTGCTGCTCTGTTTCCCTCTGCCATGCTTGCTGAGCTGCCAAAGCAAGGAGATAAGGAGGAGGCAGTGATGACAGCAGAATCTATGTCTTAG